A stretch of the Fusobacterium varium genome encodes the following:
- a CDS encoding putative transcriptional regulator, producing the protein MIKISNKVVKKFFNLIEDSREFYKDFLSREPKNKLIPEIYLSMKEFQYLTEKEDESLDVNTVLDLSIADYNFIYYIGSNEKINITQLSKKMKISKGYASKAIKKLHSYELIEIFQIPPNKKELFLSLTKSGTKIYLNIYKQFLKKENEIEIFLEDNFNDNELKIIFDFFIKINKFKNEQLLKNK; encoded by the coding sequence GTGATTAAAATATCTAATAAAGTTGTAAAAAAATTTTTTAATTTAATAGAGGACAGTCGAGAATTTTATAAAGATTTTCTTTCAAGAGAGCCTAAAAATAAACTCATTCCAGAAATATATTTAAGTATGAAGGAATTTCAATATCTGACTGAAAAAGAAGATGAATCTTTAGATGTAAATACAGTACTTGATCTCAGTATAGCTGACTATAACTTTATTTACTATATTGGTTCTAATGAAAAAATAAATATTACACAGTTATCAAAAAAAATGAAAATTAGTAAAGGATATGCCAGTAAAGCTATAAAAAAACTTCATTCTTATGAACTTATAGAAATTTTTCAAATACCTCCTAATAAAAAAGAATTATTTCTTTCATTAACAAAATCAGGAACAAAAATATATTTAAATATATATAAACAATTTCTAAAGAAAGAAAATGAAATAGAAATATTTCTTGAGGATAATTTTAATGACAATGAACTTAAAATAATTTTTGATTTTTTCATAAAAATAAATAAATTTAAAAATGAACAACTTTTAAAAAATAAATAA
- a CDS encoding putative transposase, which yields MQVFSYKTKVYPIRMFSIIVYAYSRNLTSTRDIEMACHENIKFRFLLQDSKIPDHSTISRFLVKTEDILPDLFEQFVEKIFEMENISTETIYIDGTKIEAYANKYTFVWKKSIEKYRTRLDEKILELISNFNDDFNLQYDNFLEIYSYLSNLNFQIVKGRGKRKSKEQKYLELCAEYLEKYQKYSNHFKNLNGRNSYSKTDIDATFMRMKDDHMRNGQLKPGYNLQIGVISEYISSYEIFSNPSDSKTLIPFLEKISSQNLEIKNIVADAGYESISNYEYLEKMDYTSYIKPIYFEKSKIRKFKNDLNRVENLIYNHSENKLFRKDGLELEFLYSNKNNTVQYFWNPETNKKIKYNARFRILSNKSKENVSSNYGKQLRMNRSIQVEGAFAVLKEDMKLRKLKVRSKKSVLREICLFCIAYNFNRYLSRNINNRLGTTLHSLKVA from the coding sequence ATGCAAGTATTTTCTTACAAAACAAAGGTATATCCTATCAGAATGTTTTCTATCATTGTTTATGCCTATTCGCGCAATTTAACTTCTACTAGAGATATAGAAATGGCTTGCCATGAAAATATTAAATTTAGGTTTCTTTTACAAGATTCTAAAATTCCTGATCACTCTACTATTTCTAGATTCTTAGTAAAAACTGAAGATATTCTTCCAGATCTATTTGAACAATTCGTTGAAAAAATTTTTGAAATGGAAAATATTTCCACTGAAACAATATATATTGATGGCACTAAAATTGAAGCATATGCTAATAAATATACATTTGTTTGGAAAAAATCTATTGAGAAATATAGAACTAGATTAGATGAAAAAATTCTTGAATTAATTTCAAATTTTAATGATGATTTCAACTTACAATATGACAACTTCCTTGAAATATATTCATATCTTTCTAATTTGAATTTTCAAATAGTCAAAGGTAGAGGAAAGAGAAAATCTAAAGAGCAAAAGTATTTAGAATTATGCGCAGAATACTTAGAAAAGTATCAAAAATATTCTAATCATTTTAAAAATCTTAATGGTAGAAATAGCTATTCAAAAACTGATATAGATGCTACTTTTATGAGAATGAAAGATGACCATATGAGAAATGGTCAATTAAAACCTGGATATAATCTACAAATAGGAGTGATTAGTGAATATATTTCTTCATATGAAATTTTTTCTAACCCTTCTGATTCTAAAACTTTGATTCCATTTTTAGAGAAAATTTCATCTCAAAATTTAGAAATTAAAAATATTGTAGCTGATGCAGGATATGAAAGTATTTCAAATTATGAATATTTGGAAAAAATGGACTATACTTCATACATAAAACCAATATATTTTGAAAAATCTAAAATCAGAAAGTTTAAAAATGATTTAAACAGAGTAGAAAATTTAATATATAATCATTCTGAAAATAAGCTATTTAGAAAAGATGGATTAGAATTAGAATTTCTATACTCTAACAAAAATAATACAGTTCAATATTTTTGGAATCCTGAAACTAACAAAAAAATTAAGTACAATGCGAGATTTAGAATTTTATCAAATAAATCAAAAGAGAATGTATCAAGCAATTATGGAAAACAATTAAGAATGAACAGAAGTATTCAAGTAGAAGGTGCTTTTGCAGTTTTGAAAGAAGATATGAAATTGCGAAAATTAAAAGTTCGAAGTAAAAAAAGTGTTTTAAGAGAAATATGTTTGTTTTGTATCGCTTACAACTTCAACAGATATCTAAGCAGAAATATAAATAATCGCTTAGGAACAACACTTCACTCATTAAAAGTAGCTTAG
- a CDS encoding putative efflux transporter gives MENKTLTKENIEETEKNKNDNSSKVIENNLNNQNIKKEKAKKKIFIFLAILVTIGIIYGIYWVLYGKNFIETDDAYVNGNQNIITSQVGGTVTEIFIEDTQFVEKGQLLAVLDDIDYKIALENAAANLGKAIRAYSNLSSDVGQSEDNVKVKESQLKKAETDFTMDRASYNAGLISKHQYETSKNNLNIAISSLEQSKKALKNAKIQAESNSIYDHPDVQQAIAAYKNAYVNLIRTKIFAPESGNIAKKAVFLGQKIAASQELMTIIDLNNVWVDANLKETQMKDVKTGDEVELISDINGKKYTGYVQGLSAGTGSSLSLLPAQNATGNWIKIVQRVPVRIIIDKDSLKKNGMIPIGSSMKAIVNIKKETKNILPYTEKSSTLYSIDEDAMNKGIEQIIKVNLGKN, from the coding sequence ATGGAAAATAAAACATTGACTAAAGAAAATATTGAAGAAACAGAAAAAAATAAAAATGATAACTCTTCCAAAGTTATAGAAAATAATCTTAATAATCAAAATATAAAAAAAGAAAAAGCAAAGAAAAAAATTTTTATATTTCTTGCTATACTTGTAACAATAGGAATAATTTATGGAATCTACTGGGTTTTATATGGAAAAAATTTTATAGAAACTGATGATGCTTATGTAAATGGAAATCAAAATATAATAACTTCTCAAGTAGGAGGAACTGTTACAGAAATATTTATTGAAGATACTCAATTTGTTGAAAAAGGTCAACTTCTTGCAGTTTTAGATGATATTGACTATAAAATAGCTTTAGAAAATGCTGCTGCCAATCTTGGAAAGGCTATACGTGCCTATTCAAATCTTTCATCAGATGTTGGACAATCAGAAGATAATGTAAAAGTCAAAGAAAGTCAGTTAAAAAAAGCTGAAACCGATTTTACTATGGATAGAGCTTCATATAATGCTGGCTTAATAAGTAAACATCAATATGAAACAAGTAAAAATAATTTAAATATTGCTATTTCATCTTTAGAGCAAAGTAAAAAAGCTTTGAAAAATGCAAAAATACAAGCAGAAAGCAATTCTATTTATGATCATCCAGATGTACAGCAGGCAATAGCTGCATATAAAAATGCTTATGTTAATCTTATAAGAACAAAAATATTTGCTCCTGAGTCTGGAAATATAGCTAAAAAAGCTGTTTTTCTAGGACAAAAAATAGCTGCATCTCAAGAACTTATGACTATTATTGATTTGAATAATGTTTGGGTAGATGCTAATTTAAAGGAAACACAAATGAAAGATGTCAAAACAGGTGATGAAGTTGAGCTTATAAGTGATATTAATGGTAAAAAATATACTGGCTATGTTCAAGGACTGTCAGCAGGTACAGGAAGTTCACTTTCTCTGCTGCCAGCACAAAATGCAACTGGAAATTGGATAAAAATTGTGCAAAGAGTTCCAGTACGTATAATTATTGATAAAGACAGTCTTAAAAAAAATGGAATGATTCCTATAGGAAGCTCAATGAAAGCTATTGTAAATATTAAAAAAGAAACTAAAAATATACTTCCTTATACAGAAAAATCATCTACTCTCTATTCAATAGATGAAGATGCAATGAATAAAGGAATTGAACAAATAATAAAAGTAAATTTAGGTAAAAATTAA
- a CDS encoding outer membrane efflux protein produces the protein MNKKIILALILSTFLGCSSIPKINKNEMITPNNISTDIFENQKLVFSNVNWWKIYNDSALNQLIDFALKENNDLKIAKLNIAKANEAVNLTKAESGITINLTGDLKREKLGKNGTTPPPFGGKIINIGSVGLQADYNIDLFNKVASLTSEQKYKSEAMKLNSKWVELDISNRVAKLYVYWKYLYQENTILTEQKNILTEIEKLQTQNLKIGNGIEDDIWTVQEEIRTINMLLKENELNKQLTINNLNILTGNKYSSEISSLLEKNSKNLNNLFKEKVNIPSSISSDIIVNRPDVEYYLMLIKGQEKHLEAAKADFYPQFSITGQYGFEGINFNKILRKDSLLGFIGPSIYLPIFHSGAIKSTYKIAGTDMNIFIEEYNKAVINAYNDVDNELYKTKTLWSTLNSSEENFKVETDLLSRDKKRFQIGTISKHDYLSQKYNWYNSKLDNEQHHFNLYTQQLQLINSLGGVYKLDK, from the coding sequence ATGAATAAAAAAATTATTTTAGCACTTATATTATCAACCTTTTTAGGTTGTTCATCAATACCCAAAATTAATAAAAATGAAATGATTACCCCTAATAATATCTCTACTGATATTTTCGAGAATCAAAAACTGGTATTTTCAAATGTGAATTGGTGGAAAATATACAATGACTCTGCTCTTAACCAATTAATAGATTTTGCTTTAAAAGAAAATAATGATTTAAAAATAGCTAAACTTAATATTGCAAAAGCTAATGAGGCAGTAAATCTTACAAAAGCTGAATCTGGAATTACAATAAATTTAACAGGAGATTTAAAAAGGGAAAAACTTGGAAAAAATGGAACTACTCCTCCACCATTTGGAGGAAAAATAATTAATATTGGAAGTGTTGGACTTCAGGCTGATTATAATATTGATTTATTCAATAAAGTTGCTTCATTAACATCAGAGCAAAAGTATAAGTCTGAAGCAATGAAATTAAATTCAAAATGGGTAGAGCTCGATATATCTAACAGAGTAGCTAAGCTTTATGTTTACTGGAAATATTTATACCAAGAAAATACTATTCTTACTGAACAAAAAAATATTCTTACTGAAATAGAAAAACTACAAACTCAAAATTTAAAAATTGGAAATGGTATAGAAGATGATATCTGGACAGTTCAAGAAGAAATAAGAACAATTAATATGCTTCTTAAAGAAAATGAATTAAATAAACAGCTTACAATAAATAACTTAAATATTCTTACTGGCAATAAGTATAGTAGTGAAATATCTTCTCTCTTAGAAAAAAATTCTAAAAATTTAAATAATTTATTTAAAGAAAAAGTAAATATTCCTTCATCTATATCCTCTGATATAATTGTAAACAGACCTGATGTAGAGTATTATCTCATGCTGATAAAAGGGCAGGAAAAACACTTAGAAGCTGCTAAAGCAGATTTTTATCCACAATTTTCTATCACAGGTCAATATGGTTTTGAAGGTATCAATTTCAATAAAATATTGAGAAAAGATTCTCTTTTGGGTTTTATAGGTCCTAGTATTTATCTTCCTATATTTCATTCAGGGGCTATCAAAAGTACATATAAAATAGCTGGAACTGATATGAACATATTTATAGAAGAATATAATAAAGCAGTCATTAATGCATATAATGATGTAGACAATGAACTTTACAAAACCAAAACTTTATGGAGCACTTTAAATAGTTCTGAAGAAAATTTTAAAGTAGAAACAGATTTACTTTCTAGAGATAAAAAAAGATTCCAGATAGGAACTATCTCTAAACATGATTATCTTTCTCAAAAATATAACTGGTATAACAGTAAACTGGATAATGAACAACATCATTTTAATTTATACACCCAACAATTACAACTTATAAATTCCCTTGGAGGAGTGTATAAACTTGACAAATAA
- a CDS encoding putative membrane protein: MEKQSYKKQYIFIIFIYLIIFVPLAFFRYPDARNELKYFIVTDDMINAKNYLILKYFSELYPDKPPLYFFILIFFKTYFKTLFFPLSLLFGSLLPSFGISILSFKLFTKLKDEKTGFFIAMILISIPYFLGVSLFLRMDILMSFFILLSMYLFFTMYQKKNEITITKLIFLYLSISIAILIKGGAGFAVPILIILTFLILEKKLSFLKEIHFFKGILLIIMIIGIWFYGIYLQPQGKEYISLLLGQETFGRMIKAKTHSRPFYFYLTKLPLILYPYGIIYLGSLVYYIKNIRKYFSWTLLEKIGFSWSVVPLIFFSFMSGKLEIYLLPLYTGFIILSLAFIERIKFKNSGNIFIKITEGLLVVPLFIDIFFNKEKNKEKSIKFIFSSTIILYLIFPFLLVKYNEEFSLKNIASILKKSNNNIIAYKFPDLLNLSYEINKDIREIENKENLSDIKEQKVFLVSREKYKDDIDETENFKLIYNNKSYYLYSN; this comes from the coding sequence ATGGAAAAACAATCCTATAAAAAACAATACATATTCATTATTTTTATTTATCTTATTATTTTTGTTCCTTTAGCATTTTTTAGATATCCAGATGCCAGAAATGAATTAAAATATTTTATAGTAACTGATGATATGATAAATGCAAAAAATTATCTCATCTTAAAATATTTCTCAGAGCTTTATCCTGATAAACCACCATTATACTTTTTTATATTAATATTTTTTAAGACGTATTTTAAAACTTTATTTTTTCCTTTGTCCCTTTTATTTGGAAGCTTGCTTCCATCTTTTGGAATATCAATTTTATCTTTTAAACTTTTTACAAAACTAAAAGATGAAAAAACAGGATTTTTTATTGCTATGATCTTAATTTCTATCCCATATTTTTTAGGTGTATCTCTATTTCTAAGAATGGATATACTTATGAGCTTTTTTATACTGCTGTCTATGTATCTATTTTTTACAATGTACCAGAAAAAAAATGAAATAACTATTACAAAACTTATATTTCTTTATTTAAGTATTAGTATTGCAATTCTTATAAAAGGCGGAGCAGGATTTGCTGTTCCTATTTTAATTATACTAACATTTCTTATTCTTGAAAAAAAATTATCTTTTCTTAAAGAGATACATTTTTTCAAAGGAATATTATTAATTATAATGATAATTGGAATATGGTTTTATGGAATATATCTCCAACCGCAAGGTAAAGAGTATATATCTCTCCTTTTAGGGCAGGAAACATTTGGAAGAATGATAAAAGCTAAGACACATTCAAGACCATTTTACTTTTATCTTACTAAACTTCCGCTTATACTTTATCCATATGGAATCATCTATTTAGGATCTTTAGTGTATTATATAAAAAATATAAGAAAATATTTTTCTTGGACATTATTAGAAAAAATAGGATTTTCGTGGAGTGTAGTACCATTGATATTCTTCTCTTTTATGAGTGGAAAACTAGAAATATATCTTCTTCCATTATATACAGGTTTTATAATTTTAAGTTTAGCTTTTATTGAAAGAATAAAATTTAAAAATTCTGGAAATATTTTTATAAAAATCACAGAAGGACTTTTAGTAGTTCCTTTATTTATTGATATTTTTTTCAACAAAGAAAAAAATAAAGAAAAAAGCATAAAATTCATTTTTAGCAGTACTATTATTTTGTATCTTATTTTTCCATTTTTACTTGTAAAATATAATGAAGAGTTTAGCTTAAAAAATATAGCTTCTATTCTGAAAAAAAGCAATAATAATATAATAGCCTATAAATTTCCTGATCTTTTAAATCTTTCTTATGAAATTAATAAAGATATTAGGGAAATAGAAAATAAAGAAAACCTCTCTGATATTAAAGAACAAAAAGTATTTTTAGTAAGCAGAGAAAAATATAAAGATGATATTGATGAAACTGAAAATTTTAAACTTATTTATAATAATAAAAGTTATTATCTATATAGCAACTAA
- a CDS encoding putative efflux transporter, whose protein sequence is MGISFELILATLALAIGSFMNVLDSTIVNVSLTHIAGDFAVAPTQGTWVITSYAVSEAIFLPLIGWLTKRFGIVRQYTVATLLFTAASMLCGISFSFGFLLFARVLQGIVGASMIPLSQTLMLSFYPKEKKAMALGIWSMTVVLAPVLGPVIGGWITDSFSWRWCFYINLPFGIISTFIVHSIFKKKGYKDKTEKVPVDKWGLIFLALGISSLQIMLDKGNDLDWFSSPFIILLALLAFIFLTILIIWEWHQDNPVVNVRLFLNRNFAIGAISLTISSVAFFSSVVVIPLWLQNYMGYTALQSGMTTSTLGLSILFIAPILGSVLNKLDARKVVVAGFILFSITAVLTGNYTPDVTSTYISISRFLTGIGLGMFFIPLNTITLSNIQPEDMAGASGLYNFTRNIGNSFGTSLAINFWDHRISMHHQDLVSAINNGNPNFLNYIHQTEGPIKIKLALINQMITEQSALMGVNDIIIGSGLMILFLIPLVFMARKSIVK, encoded by the coding sequence ATGGGAATATCATTTGAACTTATATTAGCCACCTTAGCCTTGGCAATAGGTTCATTTATGAATGTATTAGACAGTACAATTGTAAATGTATCTCTTACACATATAGCAGGAGATTTTGCTGTAGCTCCAACTCAAGGAACATGGGTAATTACATCTTATGCTGTTTCAGAAGCAATTTTTCTTCCATTGATAGGATGGCTGACTAAAAGATTTGGAATAGTAAGGCAATATACAGTTGCTACTCTTTTATTTACAGCTGCAAGTATGCTTTGCGGAATAAGTTTTTCATTTGGATTCCTGTTATTTGCAAGAGTTCTTCAAGGAATCGTTGGAGCTAGTATGATACCACTTTCTCAAACTTTGATGTTAAGCTTTTATCCAAAAGAAAAAAAAGCTATGGCTTTAGGTATATGGTCTATGACTGTTGTTCTTGCTCCTGTATTAGGACCTGTAATTGGTGGTTGGATAACCGATTCTTTTTCTTGGAGATGGTGTTTTTATATAAATCTTCCATTTGGTATAATTTCTACATTTATAGTTCATTCTATTTTTAAGAAAAAAGGATACAAAGATAAAACAGAAAAAGTTCCTGTTGATAAATGGGGACTCATATTTCTTGCATTAGGAATATCTTCTCTGCAGATAATGCTGGATAAAGGGAATGATTTAGACTGGTTTTCAAGTCCTTTCATTATACTTCTCGCTCTTTTGGCATTTATTTTTCTTACTATACTTATTATTTGGGAATGGCATCAAGATAATCCTGTGGTTAATGTAAGGTTATTTCTCAACAGAAATTTTGCTATTGGAGCTATAAGCCTTACAATTTCATCAGTTGCATTTTTCTCTTCTGTAGTAGTAATTCCTCTATGGCTTCAAAATTACATGGGATATACTGCTCTCCAAAGTGGTATGACTACTTCTACTCTTGGGCTCTCCATATTATTTATTGCACCAATATTAGGAAGTGTATTGAATAAACTTGATGCAAGAAAAGTTGTTGTTGCTGGATTTATTCTTTTCTCAATAACAGCTGTACTCACAGGAAATTATACTCCAGATGTCACCTCAACTTATATTTCAATCTCCAGATTTTTAACTGGTATTGGACTTGGAATGTTTTTTATTCCTTTAAATACTATTACTTTATCTAATATTCAGCCTGAAGATATGGCTGGAGCTTCAGGACTGTATAATTTTACTAGAAATATTGGAAATAGTTTTGGAACTTCTCTTGCTATAAATTTTTGGGATCATAGAATATCAATGCATCACCAGGATTTAGTTTCTGCAATCAATAATGGAAATCCAAATTTTTTAAATTACATTCATCAAACAGAGGGCCCTATAAAGATAAAACTTGCTCTAATCAATCAAATGATAACAGAACAATCTGCTCTCATGGGAGTAAATGATATAATTATTGGAAGCGGTTTAATGATACTTTTTCTTATACCTTTAGTATTCATGGCTAGAAAATCTATTGTAAAATAA
- the minC gene encoding septum site-determining protein MinC — MNNYVILKGKKDRLVIHLNSEVDFLTLRDSLVEKVREARNFIGNVQLAIEFSNRILSELEENVLIDLIKLNSDINITYVFSESGPEKKDKIKFFKAVTEEGPTKFFKGTLRSGSKLEYDGNIVILGDVNPGALVRARGNVIVLGYLNGTVYAGLDEDSDAFIGANFMNPIQMVIGAVIAKPMQKEILDTNKIDRKGGFKIAYIKNNEIFIEDFSTRSFCE, encoded by the coding sequence ATGAATAATTATGTTATTTTAAAAGGAAAAAAAGACAGATTAGTGATACATTTAAATTCAGAAGTAGATTTTTTGACTCTTAGAGACAGCTTAGTCGAAAAAGTAAGAGAAGCTAGGAATTTTATTGGAAATGTTCAGTTGGCTATTGAATTCAGCAATAGAATATTATCAGAATTAGAGGAAAATGTACTAATTGATCTAATAAAGTTAAATAGTGATATTAATATCACTTATGTATTTTCTGAAAGCGGACCTGAAAAAAAAGACAAAATAAAGTTTTTTAAAGCTGTAACAGAAGAAGGACCTACAAAATTTTTTAAAGGTACCTTAAGATCTGGGAGCAAGCTGGAATATGATGGAAACATAGTAATTTTAGGGGACGTGAATCCAGGGGCATTAGTTAGAGCCAGAGGGAATGTAATAGTTCTCGGATATTTGAATGGTACTGTTTATGCTGGTCTAGATGAAGATTCAGATGCTTTTATAGGAGCTAATTTTATGAATCCTATTCAAATGGTAATTGGTGCAGTTATTGCAAAGCCTATGCAAAAAGAAATTCTTGATACCAACAAGATAGATAGAAAAGGTGGATTCAAAATAGCTTATATCAAAAATAATGAAATATTTATCGAAGATTTTAGTACACGTTCATTTTGTGAATAA
- the minD gene encoding septum site-determining protein MinD, which yields MAKVFVVTSGKGGVGKTTTTANLGAGLALKGNKVLLIDTDIGLRNLDVVIGLENRIVYDLVDVIEGRCRIAQALIKDKRCSNLCLLPAAQIRDKNDINGDQMKTLIEALRKDFDYIIIDCPAGIEQGFRNAIAAADEAIVVTTPEISATRDADRIIGLLEANDIRSPKLIINRIKMDMVRAGNMLGVEDILDILAIPLLGVIPDDENIVISTNKGEPLVYKGESLAAEAYRNVVLRMTGKDVPFLNLDVKHGFFDKLKMVFGK from the coding sequence ATGGCAAAGGTGTTTGTAGTCACATCAGGAAAAGGAGGAGTAGGAAAAACTACTACTACTGCTAATCTTGGAGCTGGTTTAGCTCTTAAAGGCAATAAAGTACTCTTAATAGATACTGATATTGGGCTGAGAAATCTTGATGTTGTAATAGGACTTGAAAATAGAATAGTTTATGATTTAGTTGATGTAATAGAAGGTAGATGCAGAATAGCACAAGCTCTTATCAAAGATAAGAGGTGTTCTAATCTATGTCTTCTGCCAGCTGCACAGATCAGAGATAAAAATGATATAAACGGCGATCAGATGAAAACTCTGATAGAAGCTTTAAGAAAAGATTTTGATTATATAATAATAGATTGTCCTGCTGGTATTGAGCAGGGATTTAGAAATGCAATAGCAGCAGCAGATGAAGCTATTGTAGTTACAACCCCTGAAATATCTGCTACAAGAGATGCAGATAGAATAATTGGGTTATTAGAGGCTAATGATATAAGAAGTCCAAAACTTATAATAAATCGAATAAAAATGGATATGGTAAGAGCTGGAAATATGCTTGGAGTAGAAGATATTTTGGATATTCTTGCAATACCTCTGCTTGGGGTTATTCCAGATGATGAAAATATAGTTATATCAACAAATAAAGGAGAACCTTTAGTATATAAAGGAGAATCCTTAGCAGCAGAAGCATACAGAAATGTTGTATTAAGGATGACAGGAAAAGATGTCCCTTTTCTTAATTTAGATGTGAAACATGGATTTTTTGATAAATTAAAAATGGTTTTTGGAAAGTAG
- a CDS encoding PTS sugar transporter subunit IICB, which yields MKKGFSLLQRVGRAFMLPIAVLPMAGILLGVGGAFTSSAIVDTYNLTFLAPGTLLNHILILFLNAGSFIFANLSVIFAVGVAIGLAHQNKETAALSALLGFLLFHTVIGTVLGFMGQTPDTTTVQALMEKGMTYGDAIGKSSLYTKELGIFTLQTGVLGGIICGCFSAFITNRFSNRTLPDYLAFFSGNRLVPVLTMIFFIPLGVIVPFIWPTIFGAVVKAGEAFTAMGPIGTFLYGMTGRLLNVFGLHHAVYPLFWYTELGGTMEVAGQMVAGGQKIFFAQLADPATIHYSADATRTMTGGFLPMMFGLPAAALAMYRCADADNKAKIKGILVSAALTSFLTGITEPIEFTFLFVAPPLYAIHALLEGISYGLMHFLNVAVGITFSRGIIDFTFFGLLQGMAKTSYQWILILGPIYSIVYYFIFKFMIEKFNYMTPGRKEGENKLYTRKDYQGKADSDDFIDEIVKALGGVDNIEGIDACITRLRVTVKDETKVDDDDTWKSLKSQGVIRAGKGIQIIYGTQAEIYKNKIIKKYKL from the coding sequence ATGAAAAAAGGATTTTCTCTTTTACAAAGAGTAGGAAGGGCATTTATGCTGCCCATTGCGGTTCTCCCTATGGCAGGAATACTGTTGGGAGTAGGAGGTGCTTTTACAAGCAGCGCTATAGTTGATACATATAATTTAACTTTTTTGGCCCCTGGAACATTGCTTAATCATATTTTGATATTGTTTTTAAATGCAGGTTCTTTTATCTTTGCCAATCTTTCAGTTATATTTGCTGTAGGAGTAGCAATAGGTCTTGCACATCAAAATAAAGAAACAGCTGCACTTTCAGCACTTTTAGGATTTCTTCTTTTCCATACAGTAATAGGAACAGTTTTGGGATTTATGGGACAGACACCAGATACCACAACAGTTCAGGCACTTATGGAAAAAGGAATGACTTATGGAGATGCAATTGGAAAATCATCTTTATATACAAAAGAATTAGGGATATTTACACTTCAGACAGGAGTTTTGGGTGGAATAATTTGTGGATGTTTTTCAGCCTTTATAACAAATAGATTTTCAAATAGAACTTTACCTGATTATCTTGCATTTTTTAGCGGGAATAGACTTGTGCCAGTATTAACAATGATATTTTTTATTCCATTAGGAGTGATAGTTCCATTTATCTGGCCTACAATCTTTGGAGCCGTAGTAAAAGCAGGGGAAGCATTTACTGCCATGGGACCAATAGGAACTTTTCTATATGGAATGACAGGAAGACTTTTAAATGTATTTGGTCTTCATCATGCAGTTTATCCATTATTTTGGTATACTGAGCTGGGTGGAACTATGGAAGTAGCAGGACAAATGGTAGCAGGAGGACAAAAAATATTTTTTGCTCAGTTAGCAGACCCAGCAACGATTCATTACTCAGCTGATGCTACAAGAACTATGACAGGTGGATTTTTACCAATGATGTTTGGGCTTCCAGCTGCTGCTCTTGCAATGTACAGATGTGCAGATGCAGATAATAAAGCAAAAATAAAGGGAATACTTGTTTCAGCTGCATTAACATCATTTCTTACAGGAATAACAGAACCAATAGAATTTACATTTTTATTTGTTGCTCCTCCTCTATATGCAATACATGCATTGCTGGAAGGAATATCTTATGGTCTTATGCATTTTCTTAATGTTGCAGTAGGAATAACTTTTTCAAGAGGAATAATAGATTTTACTTTCTTTGGTTTGCTTCAAGGAATGGCTAAAACTTCATATCAATGGATATTAATATTAGGACCAATATATTCAATAGTATATTATTTCATTTTTAAATTTATGATAGAAAAATTTAATTATATGACTCCTGGAAGAAAAGAAGGAGAAAATAAGCTTTATACAAGAAAAGATTATCAAGGTAAAGCAGATAGTGATGATTTTATAGATGAAATAGTAAAAGCTTTAGGCGGAGTAGATAATATTGAAGGGATAGATGCCTGTATTACAAGACTGAGAGTAACAGTAAAGGATGAAACAAAAGTTGATGATGATGATACTTGGAAAAGCTTAAAATCCCAGGGAGTAATAAGAGCAGGGAAAGGGATTCAAATAATATATGGAACTCAGGCAGAAATTTATAAGAATAAGATTATAAAAAAATATAAGTTATAA